The following coding sequences are from one Halosolutus amylolyticus window:
- the nrfD gene encoding NrfD/PsrC family molybdoenzyme membrane anchor subunit: MSTKTPSEADILRPINTFTKKYIALFGVCALALGAFLVAWAYQLQKGLVVTGLSDWGTGGGVTWGLYIGAFIWWVGIAHGGIILSAAVRLLGMDRYMPVARLAELLTIAGLSAAGFYILVHMGRPDRMVTSVLGHYHITVNNSPLVWDVTVITAYFVLTATYLALTLRYDITRLRDQLPDRFEPIYKFMTLGYSEEEDQIIERMVWWLALAIIIMAPLLLHGGVIPWLFAVLPGMPGWFSAVQGPQFLTIALTSAISGVILVAAAFRRAYDWDHIMTDDVFRGLLLWLGFFCLLFLWLQLQQNVVGLFKAPLNVLHAQEATLGHPLYLLSMGMVFGTLVYIFSQAVRPSLFTRQRAMVAGVLVLTATLIEKLLFVVEGFYHPTFMIYEATPGEYFPSAIEWLSLVGTVGLVTLIFLSVSKVVPVVELHAVEHLRGDHGHGHEQESAHDSASEAEVKA; encoded by the coding sequence ATGAGCACCAAGACGCCGAGCGAAGCGGACATCCTCCGTCCGATCAACACCTTCACGAAGAAGTACATCGCGCTGTTCGGTGTCTGTGCGCTCGCCCTCGGCGCCTTCCTCGTCGCCTGGGCGTACCAGCTGCAGAAGGGTCTCGTCGTCACCGGCCTCTCCGACTGGGGGACCGGCGGTGGCGTGACCTGGGGACTGTACATCGGCGCGTTCATCTGGTGGGTCGGCATCGCCCACGGCGGCATCATCCTCTCCGCAGCTGTCAGGCTGCTCGGGATGGACCGGTACATGCCGGTCGCCCGCCTCGCCGAACTGCTGACGATCGCCGGCCTCTCCGCGGCGGGATTCTACATTCTCGTCCACATGGGCCGCCCCGATCGGATGGTCACCAGCGTGCTGGGTCACTACCACATCACCGTCAACAACTCGCCGCTGGTGTGGGACGTGACCGTCATCACGGCCTACTTCGTGCTGACCGCGACCTACCTCGCGCTGACGCTCCGGTACGACATCACGCGCCTGCGTGACCAGTTGCCGGATCGCTTCGAGCCGATCTACAAGTTCATGACCCTCGGCTACAGCGAAGAAGAGGACCAGATCATCGAGCGGATGGTCTGGTGGCTCGCGCTCGCGATCATCATCATGGCCCCGCTCCTGCTCCACGGCGGTGTGATTCCGTGGCTGTTCGCCGTGCTGCCCGGGATGCCCGGCTGGTTCAGCGCAGTGCAGGGCCCGCAGTTCCTCACCATCGCCCTCACATCGGCGATCAGCGGCGTGATCCTCGTCGCGGCCGCCTTCCGGCGCGCCTACGACTGGGATCACATCATGACCGACGACGTCTTCCGCGGCCTGCTCCTGTGGCTCGGGTTCTTCTGTCTGCTCTTCCTCTGGCTACAGCTCCAGCAGAACGTGGTCGGCCTCTTCAAGGCACCGCTCAACGTCCTGCACGCCCAGGAAGCGACCCTCGGGCATCCGCTGTACCTGCTCTCGATGGGCATGGTCTTCGGGACGCTCGTCTACATCTTCTCGCAGGCGGTCCGTCCGTCCCTGTTCACGCGACAGCGCGCAATGGTCGCCGGCGTCCTGGTGCTCACCGCGACGCTGATCGAGAAGCTCCTGTTCGTCGTCGAGGGCTTCTACCACCCGACGTTCATGATCTACGAGGCAACGCCCGGCGAGTACTTCCCCAGCGCGATCGAGTGGCTGTCCCTCGTGGGAACGGTCGGCCTGGTGACGCTCATCTTCCTGAGCGTCTCCAAGGTCGTGCCGGTCGTCGAACTCCACGCTGTCGAACACCTGCGTGGCGACCACGGACACGGCCACGAACAGGAATCGGCACACGACAGTGCCAGCGAGGCTGAGGTGAAAGCATGA
- a CDS encoding P-loop NTPase: protein MSITEHELEIRLEEIEDPDIGEDIVSLGLVNDVTIDDETARISLALNAPYAPSEMELGNRIRELCDEVGLEADLRAQAGAEHGFDDEVLPRVRNVIAVSSGKGGVGKTTIAANLAAGLEKRGAMVGLLDADIHGPNVPRILPVESEPGVTPSEDIVPPRSDGVRVISMGFMMEEEDDPAILRGPMVNKFMLKFLEGVEWGRLDYLIVDLPPGTGDATLNLLQSMPVTGAVVVTTPQEMALDDTRKGIQMFNKHDTPVLGVVENMSSFICPTCDDEHGLFGTEGAQTIVDKYDIPLLGQIPIHPDFGAEGSEGALVKDDRSPVQDTLEEFVAETADRVGETNRRTVAEHKGGEPDNALPTETED from the coding sequence ATGAGTATTACAGAACACGAACTTGAGATCAGACTCGAGGAGATCGAAGACCCCGACATCGGCGAGGACATCGTCTCGCTGGGGCTGGTCAACGACGTGACGATCGACGACGAGACCGCACGGATCTCGCTCGCGCTGAACGCGCCGTACGCGCCCTCGGAGATGGAACTGGGGAACCGGATCCGGGAACTCTGCGACGAGGTCGGTCTCGAGGCCGACCTCCGGGCACAGGCCGGCGCGGAGCACGGGTTCGACGACGAGGTTCTTCCTCGGGTGCGAAACGTCATCGCCGTCTCCTCCGGGAAAGGTGGCGTCGGCAAGACGACGATCGCGGCCAACCTCGCGGCCGGTCTCGAGAAACGCGGTGCCATGGTCGGCCTGCTCGACGCCGACATTCACGGGCCGAACGTCCCGCGGATCCTGCCGGTCGAGAGCGAACCGGGCGTCACCCCGAGCGAAGACATCGTCCCGCCGCGATCGGACGGCGTTCGGGTCATCAGTATGGGCTTCATGATGGAAGAGGAGGACGACCCCGCCATCCTGCGCGGACCGATGGTCAACAAGTTCATGCTGAAGTTCCTCGAGGGGGTCGAGTGGGGTCGGCTCGATTACCTCATCGTCGATCTCCCGCCGGGGACCGGCGACGCGACGCTGAACCTCCTGCAGTCGATGCCGGTCACCGGCGCAGTCGTCGTCACGACGCCACAGGAGATGGCGCTGGACGACACCCGGAAGGGCATCCAGATGTTCAACAAGCACGACACGCCCGTCCTCGGCGTCGTCGAGAACATGAGTTCGTTCATCTGTCCGACCTGCGACGACGAACACGGCCTGTTCGGCACCGAGGGAGCCCAGACGATCGTCGACAAGTACGACATCCCGCTGCTCGGTCAGATCCCGATCCACCCCGACTTCGGGGCCGAGGGGAGCGAAGGCGCGCTCGTCAAGGACGATCGAAGTCCGGTCCAGGATACCCTCGAGGAGTTCGTCGCCGAGACGGCCGATCGGGTCGGCGAAACCAACCGCCGGACGGTCGCCGAGCACAAGGGCGGTGAACCGGACAACGCGCTGCCGACCGAGACCGAGGACTGA
- a CDS encoding asparagine synthase C-terminal domain-containing protein gives MTLRGADRALVRDALASGDPLPGTTGFAGLVDDRLVRDVLGRVPLFVERGADDPTADDAWAFEPAALDDPELVPAGAVVGPDDPAPTTRWSLPDPDPDPDRSAALDRLREAIETAADAATSGTGDVAVAFSGGVDSALVAELLDAPLYVVGFPDSHDVEAARTAADAMGRDLTVVDLEPSDLERAVPAVARAIGRTNAMDVQIALPLYLVGERIAADGFDSLTLGQGADELFGGYEKVVHLDHRVEADTVRGAVREGIRSLPDQLPRDVLTVEAAGLEPVTPLLHDAVIDAALRLPDALLADEERRKRGLRLVATDYLPEKIAYRDKKAVQYGSLVARELDRLARQAGYKRRMDDHVTKYVESLLDE, from the coding sequence ATGACGCTTCGCGGCGCCGATCGGGCCCTCGTTCGCGACGCGCTCGCGTCCGGCGACCCGCTCCCCGGGACGACCGGCTTCGCAGGACTCGTGGACGATCGGCTCGTTCGCGACGTCCTCGGGCGGGTGCCGCTATTCGTCGAGAGAGGGGCCGACGACCCGACGGCTGACGACGCCTGGGCGTTCGAACCGGCCGCGCTCGACGATCCCGAACTCGTTCCCGCCGGCGCAGTCGTGGGGCCCGACGACCCCGCGCCCACGACCCGCTGGTCCCTCCCCGACCCCGACCCCGACCCCGATCGATCGGCGGCGCTCGATCGGCTTCGCGAGGCGATCGAGACGGCCGCGGACGCCGCGACGTCCGGCACGGGGGACGTCGCCGTCGCGTTCTCCGGCGGCGTCGACTCGGCGCTCGTCGCGGAACTCCTCGACGCGCCGCTGTACGTCGTCGGCTTCCCGGACAGCCACGACGTCGAGGCGGCGCGCACGGCCGCGGACGCGATGGGGCGCGACCTCACCGTCGTCGACCTCGAACCGTCCGACCTCGAGCGGGCCGTGCCCGCGGTCGCGCGAGCGATCGGGCGCACGAACGCGATGGACGTCCAGATCGCCCTGCCGCTCTACCTGGTCGGCGAGCGGATCGCCGCCGACGGCTTCGATTCGCTCACGCTCGGCCAGGGGGCCGACGAACTGTTCGGCGGCTACGAGAAGGTCGTCCACCTCGATCACCGCGTCGAGGCCGACACGGTCCGCGGCGCGGTCCGGGAGGGGATCCGGAGCCTCCCCGACCAGCTTCCGCGGGACGTGCTCACCGTCGAAGCGGCGGGGCTCGAGCCGGTGACGCCGTTACTCCACGATGCCGTGATCGACGCCGCGCTCCGTCTGCCCGACGCCCTGTTGGCCGACGAGGAGAGGCGCAAGCGCGGCCTCCGGCTGGTCGCGACCGACTATCTCCCCGAGAAAATCGCATACCGCGACAAAAAGGCCGTCCAGTACGGGAGTCTCGTCGCCCGCGAACTCGATCGGCTGGCGAGACAGGCCGGCTACAAACGCCGTATGGACGACCACGTCACGAAGTACGTCGAATCGCTGCTCGACGAGTAG
- a CDS encoding PHP domain-containing protein, with product MLSVELHTHSSLSYDGRDPVELILEQAKAVGLDAIAVTDHDEIDASLEAVERAPEYGLVAIPGIEISSKAGHVLGLGVEEAVPPGLSYESTIEAIHDQGGLAVIPHPFQESRHGVMARISRDQLALGDAIEIYNSRLLTGRANRQAERFARSRDLPMTAGSDAHISEMVGQAVTRVDADEQSADAILDAIREGKTSVEGKRTPWHISLRQFGGGVTRRLRNTVVGLFG from the coding sequence GTGCTGTCGGTCGAACTCCACACGCACTCGTCGCTGTCCTACGACGGCCGCGACCCGGTCGAGCTCATCTTAGAGCAGGCCAAGGCCGTCGGTCTCGACGCGATCGCGGTGACGGACCACGACGAGATCGACGCGAGCCTCGAAGCCGTCGAGCGCGCCCCCGAGTACGGGCTGGTCGCCATCCCCGGAATCGAGATCTCCAGCAAGGCCGGCCACGTCCTCGGACTGGGCGTCGAGGAGGCCGTACCACCCGGTCTCTCTTACGAGTCGACGATCGAGGCGATCCACGACCAGGGCGGTCTCGCGGTGATCCCGCACCCGTTCCAGGAGTCGCGCCACGGCGTCATGGCCCGGATCTCGCGCGACCAGCTCGCGCTGGGCGACGCGATCGAGATCTACAACTCGCGGCTGCTGACCGGGCGGGCGAACCGGCAGGCGGAACGGTTCGCACGGAGCCGCGACCTCCCGATGACCGCCGGGAGCGACGCCCACATCAGCGAGATGGTCGGGCAGGCCGTCACCCGGGTCGACGCCGACGAGCAATCCGCCGACGCGATTCTCGACGCGATCCGCGAGGGGAAGACGTCCGTCGAGGGAAAACGAACGCCGTGGCACATCAGCCTCCGGCAGTTCGGCGGCGGCGTCACGCGGCGACTCAGGAACACCGTCGTGGGGCTGTTCGGATGA